The DNA segment CGAAACTAGCCCTTTTGTAGCTGGTCCAATTAGCGCTCCAAGGTTGATTTGGACAAATTTAGAAATTAATCCGAGCTGATATTTATCTAGTTCAGTCATCAAAGGTGTCCAGAATGAACACaagttggtcttttctttatgggctcgcttagcattttaatttatttgcagAAACACCGAAGAGAAACGGGGACCTCCGCCACATTTCAATGATGAAGATGGGCAGCTAAGCTTTGCTGAGTGCTTAGCAGTAACATCACAATCACACCATCACCTTGTGTTACAGAAAACAACAAGTAATCAATTTTATCTTCATAATTTCCTTACAATCTTACAATTGACGTTTCATTTATATCTTCCTGCTTTACTTTGATTTCAAATAACATAAATTTCTCAGCCCCACATTAATTAAACCTGTCATCGGATACTCCACATCTTCAGTTGCTTACCAAGGATGAATTTTCCTTTTGAATGAGTAATCATGTTTTCAATTAAACCAAGGATGAATTTTCCTTTTGAATGAGTAATCATGTTTTCAATTTTGGAGTAAATCTAATTTTTCAACCACTTGTTCCGATTGTTTAGCAATTAGAATGATGTTTTCATTTCGAGATTTAATTTCTCTTGGGATTTATAACTTACTGTAAGGGCAGAGATCATTCATTCCGTTCTCGTCTCATGGGAGATCAGGATTAGCATAAAAATTTTTTCGCCTGAAGTGAAATTCCTTGCAATATCAGAATTGAGATAAATTTGAAAAAAAGAAATTGATCATGTGCTCTTGGATCGGATTGGGGTTCCTAACTTCCTCACCAAACCTGGCGCTAAGCAACAAGAACAAGTCATGAAAATATTTACACTCGTCTGGTCCGCAGATACTGAGCTGATAGCGTTGTGCGAAATGTTCTCAAGGGAATTCAAGACTGTAATTATGATGTGGGTGATTTGAGGAGAGGTGAACAAACCAATCAGATGGTTAGCTTTTTGATGTAGCAATTGCGCATCAACTATCAAGAAGGGGAGGCCCACGCATCAATGGGGTCTACGAGGCCTGGTAATCATGTGGGGTCTCCTTCTTCATGCGTCTTCTGGGGTATTATGATGTCTTCGTCTACGAGTTTATCATTTGGGTACACTATAAATTTGTGcagtttaaaattataaattaatcatacttttttttatttaaattaattttatttttaaatttattttattaataaatacttattaacttaaaatttttaataaatatattttaaatataatatctacatatattatatttaaaatattataaatatattttatatctatTAAACACAAAATCTTCATGATTTTGAGCAAAATTATattgattaaattaataaattacacAATATGACATTTTTTTACACAATaaattcaattcatttaattaaaaaaaatcatttaaaataaatttatgttaAAAGTGACGTGATTctgtaaaaattcaatttatttaataaaattttctattattcttacttacataatatttatttttgtaaataaggaaaaataaaaaataaatacttttattacatctattaattattttaaataataaaatttaaataaattctaacattttatttaaattaaattattttaataaaattaaaataaactatatCATAAATGTCATTTTAACGTGTGTAGTTTTTACTTACTGGTAAAAAAAGCAAAACAGAAGATATaattctctctatatatataaattttattttatatttatatactgTATTCTCCTACTACCACATATTCATTGCATATAGAAAAATAGAAATAATTCCAATTGATGCTAATGATTTTATGAGGACAATGATACTGGCCAGAGATTCTTCTCCCACACacctaatatttattatttattaaagccTCATATTATTCTTCTCTTTGGCCTTTTTCAAGAGTGTCCTTACTCCTTACCCACCCACCCCAAAGCCATGCCCTTAATTTTTCTgtgttatttataaattttatatgtcTCTATTCCAATCAAGATATGCAAAGCCACACAGACAGAGAAGGTCCCAACTGATAAACACAAAGGAGACAGACAGCAGGACCCCTTAATTTCAAGTGTTTGCAAATAAAAGAGACAGCATATGGCATCTTCTCTTCTTACTTCTCTCATTCtttcctttatttattttttttttctatttcccctTTTTGCTTTCttctaaataaaatataaaataattaaattataaaaaaataaaatttattattttataaaataagtcatattagaattaataaattttaaatataatagtaGAATACACTGCACTCTTAATGAGAGAATTAAAGTTCGATGATAACAAAAAAATATTGTTATGAATGACAGTCACGAActtcaaaaataattaattttttataaactaTAAAATTGAGGATACcttctataaaaataaaaaaataaaagttcgtattatattatttcaaaatttttgattAGTTCAAAAATTAAACCATTGAACTCAAAATATATACTGAATTGTATCTATATCATACAAAAAAATTAtgatgattttattaaaattgtatTGAGTTTTAAAAGGATGACTTTAGAATTTTagtaatatacatatatatatataatataattttaaagtaTTTTTTTAATCCTAGAAGAATATgagttatttaaaatattaaacaatatacataaagaaaattttatcaattttatatTGATTAATACACCAAATAAATTATCGAATACTTTTCTTATACtaaaaaaaatatgtatataatttttaaatataaaaaatagattatatataattattaaagagGGTATGTATACAAATTTACAGCACACCAAAAGTCTAAAATAGTGGTGAGTACTATTCGATTTAAATcgaataaattgaattaaattattctgGTTTGATAATTCAATTTagttttaaagagaaaataaatcagttgaattgaatcaaactaattagttttattaattttttaaattgctttatttttataaagaatttatatattatatgtattatatatataatttatttaatttcattgattaatgattattaagttcaaattaaagttaaaattaaatcaaataacttgaaaatcaagtgtaAAAAAAAACCTAATCAAAGTCCAAAAACAAATCGATCTGaaccaaattaaattaagaaagtttaatttgatttattttttttatgaatttttgttcaattcaatttctaaaatataataatttaattttaataattcgattcgatttaaatCAAATGTTTAACTTTAATCTAAAATATAGGATTAAATGCCAAGCTTTATTAGACATTCAATTCCTAAACTTTAGATACTTATTTTATTAGGTATCGAATAAAATTGAAAGTTTGTACTAAATCAAACTCATCATTTGGTTTTGATTTttgttgagaattaaattaaatttgtataaactTTATATTAAAtcgaaaaattaattataaatatatgttTTACATATTCTTTAATATAtcattacatatatttatatgcaaACAATTATGGACTGCATACAATTAAACATTATCTTTCATTTCTCTaattttacttaataattttaattataaatatattaaattatattataattattaattttaaatatattttatataataagctTATTAGTAacgataataaaattaaaaaaatgttgaaaatatatattatataatatattatgtgttaataattaattttaaatattaaataactaATTAGAtacaaatttaataataataataataataataataataataataataataataataataataataataataataataataataataataataataataatcagtgATGTAACTAAAAAGTTTATaaggatcattaaaaatttataataaattacatTTTTTTAGTTTATTACTATTTGGTATTTCTTTCACAGCAAATTTATgagaattataattaaaattaaaaattcaaagaatTAATTTATTAGTGTATATGTAGTTTGAtatgaaagcttattttatgtaaaattttatttttaacgcCAGTTATttgtaataataaaaatgattacTATGAGTTTTaatgagaaaaatatttattattttgccAAATGATCTAATTTATTTGACCTCAATTGAATCTAAAAAATACttgttatttaattattataaatataatgaaATTTGACTTTctaaaaataacttaaataaaaaacaaaatttaaaatttacgaGTTAaccttttattaaaaattattaaaaataaatattttaaaagaatcAATAATGTCaataatagataaatttattattaaaaaaatcttaattttcatacataattaaagaaatattttaattttttttagggtTATGACCTCCCTCAcactatatttaaattttaatagaaaaaacttttaAAGATAAAGTATGAATTattaaagtaatttaatttaattttaatattttaaacagAATTAAAACTATAACGGGAATCGCATGCCCCTACGTTTCAAATGTGAAATTTGGGTaggagaaaaaaaatgaaagaaatgagGGACTTTATCGTAAATCTAGTTTTATTTTATACTAATCTATTCTAGTTCCCATCATAATTCTGTCTCGCCATAGCCCATGAAAATAGCCACGGTGTGAGGGTAGAGAGACAGCCAATAAAAATTTGCGAAAGCTCGCCCTCTATGCTCTCCGTTCTAAGTTCCCACCCGCCACCGTCCCGTTCCGGCATCGATTAGCCGACAAAAGTCACAGAGCAAAGACGACGATAAAAAGAAttccattttttattttaatttataaaaaattaataaatatattactaAAAAATATCAAAAGACGAACTCTTCACAAAAGACACCCTACTCACCTCACTAATATCACCGCATTCCCTTTCTCCTTCTCTCCAAttcactctctccctctctctcatcctgtctctctctctctctctctttctctctagtATTAGGGGTAGGGTCTCACTTTAGAATGTGAAAGTGAAACCCTAACTACGGTTTCTACGAGATCTGTACTAAATCACAGCATTTTCTTACTGTAAGTTTTTGCTTGCTGAATGGGGAATTGCTGCCGATCTCCGGCCGCCGTCGCCAGAGAAGATGTGAAATCCAACTTCTCCGGCCATGATCACGCCAAGAAAGATGCCGGAGCTGCTAAGAAGGCACCGATCACTGTCCTCACTGATGTTACCAAGGAGAATATCGAAGAGAAGTACCTTGTCGATCGCGAGTTGGGCCGTGGCGAGTTTGGAGTTACTTATCTTTGTATTGACCGTGATAATAGAGAGTTACTGGCCTGTAAGAGTATTTCCAAGCGGAAACTGAGGACTGCGGTGGATATTGAAGATGTGAGGCGCGAAGTGGCGATAATGAAGCACTTGCCTAAGAATTCTAGCATTGTGAGCTTGAAGGAGGCCTGCGAGGATGACAATGCGGTACATTTGGTGATGGAGTTGTGCGAGGGAGGAGAACTGTTTGATCGGATTGTGGCCAGAGGGCATTATACGGAGAGAGCAGCTGCGGCTGTCACACGGACGATTGTGGAGGTTGTGCAGCTGTGCCACAAGCATGGAGTAATTCATAGGGACTTGAAGCCCGAGAATTTTCTCTTTGCAAATAAGAAGGAGAATTCGCCTTTGAAGGCCATTGATTTTGGCTTGTCAATATTTTTCAAGCCAGGTGAGAGCTCGAATTTTGAGGTTTTAGTTTCCATACTATTAGTGAGGATGACTTATTTAGAAAATGAAAATGCCAACTCTGGTTTTATAAGAACGGGGAATGAGTAACGTATACACGCTTCCCATCCTCCTTGTGAAATAATAGATGAAGTTCCTTTCAAATGAGATGCTGCCTGTAAAATTTTTGTTAGCATTGCACTGAGATCTCTGCAAAATTTTAGatagctaattttggggatatattGTAGTGCAGGGAGATAAATTATTGACTGAAGACTGGCTATGTACTAGGAATATACAGAGTGTATCAGTTGAAAGTTGAAACCAGGATAAGAAAGTGAGATGAATTATTTGAAACTCTATGCAGTTTATGCTATCATTTAAGTTATTGGAAAAAAAAGATCGACATATTGTGTTGTTGTTATCCTTAGCAGTGCCAGGAAAATAGAATTTCTTACTTTTCTGTTGAGAATGTTGTGTTCCTACGGATTATTAAGTAGCTTTTTGATGAACTGTAGAGGAAGCTCTTATCTGAACAAATGTGAAAGAATATCATCAAAGTATCCAAAGGAAAAAACTTGGCGAAGTTTGAAAATTCTCAGGATTTGAGAACCCAACCAAGCATGCATAATGCATTTTAAACATTGATTTATGTGTTCTTGCATGAAAGGATGCACTTTGAAGCTTGACTTTCCATCAATAAATGTAGTGATATAGAACAGGTAACTTTTCTGTTTTGATTTGACCTATTGCACTGCAATAGGCATAGATTTGTTACTCTGTAGTTCCATCAAATATCCAAATTGTAATTACTGTTATATTGCAATTCTTTGTCTATGGTGTCTGATTGTAGAGTGTTTAAGTCCAAAATATTGAATGCTCTCATGAACAATCAAATTGACAATTCAGTGTCAGACTGACTCTAGCCCGGCCATGTCAAGCCTaaagttttaatttttgtcaAAATTTATTACCATAGTGATTCAGGACATCGAGCTTATTTTGGGTAAGCTCATAAGCGTTTTATGCCAGAAAGTGTACATGTAAAAGATTCACCACGTGCAAGTAGAAATGTGGACCATGTTCTCTAGGTTATAGTTATGACTTTGGTCTTTTCTGAATTATTGTTAAATGCTTCTTTTGTGTTGAAGCAACTGGCTTCCAAAAGAAGTTATTTTGTCAGTAAATTACAAAACAACAGTCATGTTGTCAAAATCATTGATCgtgtttaattaattataattgttTGTATTTTTACTTGTGTGTTAATGCTGATGAAGTCTACTGCCTGAATTTTAAATATTCTAGGTGAGAGGTTCTCTGAAATTGTCGGAAGTCCATATTACATGGCTCCAGAGGTGCTCAAGCGGAACTACGGGCCAGAAATTGACATATGGAGTGCAGGGGTTATTCTTTACATTTTGTTGTGTGGAGTTCCCCCTTTTTGGGCTGGTGATTATATTCTTTATTCTCTCTCTGCCTCTCTCGATCTCTTCCTCTATCCCTCTTTCCCTCTCTCTCTGCATGTATGTCTGTGGGGCTAGGCATGTGTGATTGCACCATGTGTTAATATCTTTAATATTCTCCTATGCTGACATAGTCACTACTATTATTCCTTGCTTTTTTAGTGTTATTTTGTGTTTTTTTCCTTAGAATGTTAAATTGTTTTCATTTTAGCTAAAATGCACTTCTAATACAGAGTCTGAGCAAGGAGTTGCACAGGCCATTCTTCGTGGGATTATAGACTTCAAACGGGATCCATGGCCAAACATTTCTGAGAGTGCCAAGAGTCTAGTCAAGCAGATGTTGGAGCCAGACCCGAAGCTTCGACTGACTGCAAAGCAAGTGCTAGGTATTTACatctctttgatttttcttgggtATCACCTTCAATCATGAATTTTCATTTCCTTTTGCAAGTTAGAAATTTGGCAGTTGTGTCTTATTTTTTTCTTccgttttttttttcaatgttaTATATTTGTAGAGTAGTCTCAAATAGAGCTAAATGACGAAAAATGATCTATATAACCGACCTCAGCTAGTTTAACATTAAAGCTTAGTTGTTATTGTTGTATATATTTGTAGTGTTGGTTTTTATGGTTGGAAATGATTTGTCATTGGGCACTGATCATGCCTTGCAATTGAAGTAGCTTTTTTGGTCTTAGTGAGATGCTACAGTGTGAAAAAGATGCGCTACATATCTGAAGATTCTGGGTCTTGATTCAGGTCTTGCAAGCATCCTTTGTTAGACTTTGATATGTGTCTTGCATTAAGTAACTAGCTGTTAATGTTCTACAAAACTATACATTAACAATTTATGAAGactatgaaaataaataaataacaagttaaaaggaaaaataaaatttccCACGAGGAAAGTTGGGCATCTTTAGCTTCAAATGCATGGTAATCTGGCTAAAATGATTTAAAGCATGCATAGTGCATCTTAACAAAGCCGTAGAAAGTAATGCTTCCCAAATATTTCTAATCTTTATCTATTTTTTGGATGCTTCCCATGTATACTACTACTAAAAGGCTCTTGTTAGTGCAGTGGCTTTTTTAAGAGTAGATTTTATGAATTATGATATATATTTTGTCTATATTGAATTACTATTACAAGGCTCATGCCAGTGGAGTGTTTTCTTTTAAAGAATCTGTTGTAAGCTATATGTGGATATACTGAAGTACTTCTCTCTTGTATTAGTCGCACTTAATGAAACATAGGTTGTATAATATTACTGTAGTGATATTTTTTGAATAGCTGTTTTATTGAGCTGTTTTTGAGATTATAGCATTATGCAATGTTTAGATTCAGAATTTCTTTCTGTTTTTTAAGTTTCAGTTCCATTTTTGTCAATTTTCACCAATATCCTCACGCTATTTTCATAGTTGCTCAAAAATACATGCCTTTTTGTTTCTAATGTGACAAATCTTTACTTAAATTCTCATGAAAGACCAACGCAGATTTTGAATATGATGTGGATAATGCAAACTTACAGAAGAATATGGGGTGGAAAAACTCTACAATGTATTTAATTATGATGCATTGTATATTAATTGAATCAGGGATGATAATTTGATAAGTTCTGAACTTTgcaagaattttaaattttatttcacaCTTTTTATTGGTGTATTATAAATTATCTCCAATGGTGTGAGTCATGTCATGAGTTGTGTTTCTATGCTGAGTTAGCACTGAGATAGCATGCTGATTAGCAGCTCATTGAAGCAAACCCTTAAAATTCTGTAATTTACTAATTGAGAGATAGGAAACTGGATCGAAGGGGTTAAATTGTTTCAGATAGGCTTCATTCAGTATGCATctggaaaaggaaaaaaagggaAAGGGGTAAAAATAATTGCTGAATTGGAAGTCCAAGAGGCATCCAGAAAAGGAGAGAGAATTAAAAAAGATGAGAAACGAAGAGAGAAAATCAACAGAGAGGTAGCAGCAGAGATTCTCTGCAGAATGAAGAAAATATTGTATGTTTTCTGGGATTGAGAGTGTAGGAGAAAAGATGACAAAAGGAGGAAAAAAGTGGGATCAAGGGGTTTGgaacaaaaggaaagaaaaattaattgaagaaaaatggaggattaagagagagagagaacctgGTAATGTTGAAGTAAAactggttttattttatttccttttctATATAATTACTTTGATTTCTTATATACTGATGGCTTCTTTCTTTTTGTTGTTCTAATTTGATTTAGTGAGTATGACAACATGGTAAGCACATATTCATTGTAAATCAACAATGGACTCTTGATGAAATAACATTtaaccaaaaaagaaaaaaattatgcaGAAAAAAATATTAGCATGGTGTGCCTATGCACACACTTGATAGAACATCACCCACCTCATATGGGTTGGGCGCTTGGGTGGCCTATAGCTCGAGGCTTGCCTTTAATAGCTATGACCACAACCTTGAAAGTACCATGTTTCAAAATGTTTAAAATTTGAAGACAAACAAAATATGGATGGATATATAGCAATATGAAGTTGCTTTACAAATTTACTAACATATCTTAGTTATAGAAACTTGGGCATGAATTAGAAGGTAGAACAAGAAGCGATAACGTTTTCTATAGCATAATTGTGTAACATCTGCCAAATAGGCAAATACTGTTGTCTTGAATAAAAAGGAATTTGATATGATCCTGACTCTAAAATTGAGTTATGGGTTAATGGacttgtggattgaataaaggATTGAGAGCTTTTGGTCTTTTACCTTTTTTGACCTACGGTGAAATAAGTTAGGGCTCACTAGAGAAAACCCTAGATCTTTGTTATGAATATGtttgttatattttattaatgaaaggATTGGTACAGATTTATACTGGTGACTACTGATTGCTAATCTAATTAGGAATAGGATTCCCTAAAATTGTGTCTGTACTCATCTATACACAGGGATACACACTAATTGAGAATCTGTAGTTGACTTTCCTTAACAATCTCTAAGTTGTAAGGACTTGAGCCTTTTGGTAAAAAAATAATTCTCATAATTTCATTTATGGGTTGCATCTTCTtaaatacaactcaactcaactcaactcaactcaactcaactaagcttttatcctaaaaatttggagttggctatatggattttcttttttcactctaaatgattttgggttaaatcctcagaaatgtgtaatgcttttaggtcatgttgtactactctccttcaagtcagtttaggtctaccccttcttttctttctatcctctaacttaatgtgctctacttgtctaattggagcctccgtacgtctacgcttcacatgaccaaaccacctcaatctctcttctctcaacttatcctcaattgacaccacttctaccttttctttaatactctcattacggactttatctagtctagtatggccactcatccatcttaacattcttatttccgcaactcttatcttagacatatacgactccttcagtgtccaatactcactaccatataatatggccTGTCGTTGCATCTTCTTAAATAGTACAAGAAATGTTATACTCTTCCAAATTAGAATAGAAATAATAATTACTAACTATATTCCTACTTAGACTAGGAATACTTAACACTGTCTTATTTAGACAAACTTATCATGCATGAAAAATTTCTGCCTTCTGTAGCAATTAGACTAAATTCCCAATTTGTCATAGTTTGCAGGATCCCTTCCTACTGATAAACTTTCAATTTGTAGCTCACATCATTACTCTTGATCTTCAAAATGTGCTTGTCCTTGGGCTCAGAAGTTGAAAAGTTGCATAGTTTGAGGAGTGCAAGTTATGGTTGTTACGTGTTCTATAGTTTCTTCCCCGTGTTCATGTTCCCTTCTATATATAACTTGATCAAGAAAAGCTGTTTAGATTGATGCCTTTGACATATGGTTTATCACAATTAAAGAAGAGGTCTGCAGCGCTCTGTTTATCCGTCTCTATTCTTGACAGCCTTTTTACAGCTGGATTGTGGGATCCTATCTAGCTAAACTCGCATAATTTGCATTCCAATTTGACGGGTATAGGTACATTTATAGTCCTCCTAGGTAAAGATTGGGTTCATTCATATAGACGTGTCAAAATCATAGTACTGGTGAGATCAACAAGATTTTGCATCTCAACTTCCATAGTAATATGATCTTGGAGACCACTAATAAAGATTTGAACCTCTTGTGTTGCGGATAGCGTGCTTGCATGGGTTGCAAGTTGTTCAAACTTGCATTGGTACTTGCTGTCCTCATTACTACCTTCTTGTCGTAATTTTGAAAGCTCCCTCTACTTGTGACTACGGATTGGAGGCCTAAAGCGTATGTTACAATATCTTTAGAATTCATTCCCTCTCCAATTTGAGAAACTAGAGTTTGTTGTTGTCTCAAGGTGGAAAGAAGCCAGTCCTATCTTGTCTTTCTTAGAAGTGTGCTGGTGATGGAATAAGCATTCGTACTTATTCAATCAACCCAAAGGTTCTCATTGTCCATTGAAATGTGGAAAATGAAGTTTAGCATACTAGGGGTGCAATTCGGGTTGGCAGGTC comes from the Hevea brasiliensis isolate MT/VB/25A 57/8 chromosome 5, ASM3005281v1, whole genome shotgun sequence genome and includes:
- the LOC110640244 gene encoding calcium-dependent protein kinase 13 isoform X1, giving the protein MGNCCRSPAAVAREDVKSNFSGHDHAKKDAGAAKKAPITVLTDVTKENIEEKYLVDRELGRGEFGVTYLCIDRDNRELLACKSISKRKLRTAVDIEDVRREVAIMKHLPKNSSIVSLKEACEDDNAVHLVMELCEGGELFDRIVARGHYTERAAAAVTRTIVEVVQLCHKHGVIHRDLKPENFLFANKKENSPLKAIDFGLSIFFKPGERFSEIVGSPYYMAPEVLKRNYGPEIDIWSAGVILYILLCGVPPFWAESEQGVAQAILRGIIDFKRDPWPNISESAKSLVKQMLEPDPKLRLTAKQVLEHPWLQNAKKAPNVPLGDVVKSRLKQFSMMNRFKRKALRVGFSTKVFIFLFLSFYVIFTSRKELFGTLIQVIADFLSIEEVEDIKEMFRKMDTDNDGIVSIEELKAGLRNFNSQLAESEVQMLIEAVDANGKGTLDYGEFVAVSLHLQRMANDEHLRKAFSCFDKDGNGYIEPDELRDALMEDGADDFTNVANDIFQEVDTDKDGKISYDEFVAMMKTGTDWRKASRHYSRGRFNSLSMKLMKDGSLNLGSE
- the LOC110640244 gene encoding calcium-dependent protein kinase 13 isoform X2; the protein is MGNCCRSPAAVAREDVKSNFSGHDHAKKDAGAAKKAPITVLTDVTKENIEEKYLVDRELGRGEFGVTYLCIDRDNRELLACKSISKRKLRTAVDIEDVRREVAIMKHLPKNSSIVSLKEACEDDNAVHLVMELCEGGELFDRIVARGHYTERAAAAVTRTIVEVVQLCHKHGVIHRDLKPENFLFANKKENSPLKAIDFGLSIFFKPGERFSEIVGSPYYMAPEVLKRNYGPEIDIWSAGVILYILLCGVPPFWAESEQGVAQAILRGIIDFKRDPWPNISESAKSLVKQMLEPDPKLRLTAKQVLEHPWLQNAKKAPNVPLGDVVKSRLKQFSMMNRFKRKALRVIADFLSIEEVEDIKEMFRKMDTDNDGIVSIEELKAGLRNFNSQLAESEVQMLIEAVDANGKGTLDYGEFVAVSLHLQRMANDEHLRKAFSCFDKDGNGYIEPDELRDALMEDGADDFTNVANDIFQEVDTDKDGKISYDEFVAMMKTGTDWRKASRHYSRGRFNSLSMKLMKDGSLNLGSE